Proteins from a single region of Bombus vancouverensis nearcticus chromosome 5, iyBomVanc1_principal, whole genome shotgun sequence:
- the LOC117159711 gene encoding methyltransferase-like protein 22 isoform X1 produces MTLYTVTSEIFTENKNSYIKCKNDNVISSFIFKYPSYMIKPECLNDLTRDNDDDINIDRQQEGKLLIEHHISTELQYVGLQVWRGALLLADYILSNPDLFRDKVVLELGAGVGLTSIVASFLAKEVICTDIDVKGILKLIHRNFMRNKAYIKSKVDIKGLDFLNLKWPTFYKKRIDEPAIILAADVIYDETVTKGFVQTLTELLNSNVQKVVYITLEKRYVFTTANMETTAPMYEEFLDLVKVKQFNWHVEYIKIDFPQYFKYNRLEQMVLIKIKNKLSK; encoded by the exons atgACATTGTATACAGTAACATCAGAAATAtttacagaaaataaaaattcttatataaaatgtaaaaatgaca ATGTAATATCCAGCTTTATTTTTAAGTATCCATCTTATATGATTAAACCAGAATGTCTTAATGACTTAACTcgtgataatgatgatgatataaatatagataGGCAACAAgaaggaaaattattaatag aacaCCATATATCTACAGAATTACAATATGTTGGATTGCAAGTATGGCGAGGTGCATTATTACTAGCTGATTATATTTTATCCAATCCTGATTTATTCAGGGATAAGGTAGTTCTAGAGTTAGGTGCTGGAGTTGGCTTAACTAGCATAGTAGCTAGTTTCCTAGCAAAAGAAGTAATTTGTACAG ACATTGATGTAAAAGggatattgaaattaatacatAGAAATTTTATGAGAAATAAAGCTTATATTAAGTCTAAAGTTGACATTAAAGGATTAGATTTCTTGAATTTAAAATGGCctacattttacaaaaaaagaatagatgAACCAGCTATTATTCTAGCTGCTGATG TAATTTATGATGAAACCGTAACAAAAGGATTTGTTCAAACATTAACAGAACTTTTAAATTCAAATGTACAGAAAGTTGTTTATATTACTTTGGAGAAAAGATATGTTTTTACTACAGCCAATATGGAAACTACTGCTCCAATGTATGAAGAATTCTTAGATCTTGTTAAAGTAAAGCAATTTAATTGGCATGttgaatatattaaaatagattttccacaatatttcaaatataatagATTAGAACAGATGGttctcataaaaataaaaaataagttaagtaaataa
- the LOC117159711 gene encoding methyltransferase-like protein 22 isoform X2 has translation MIKPECLNDLTRDNDDDINIDRQQEGKLLIEHHISTELQYVGLQVWRGALLLADYILSNPDLFRDKVVLELGAGVGLTSIVASFLAKEVICTDIDVKGILKLIHRNFMRNKAYIKSKVDIKGLDFLNLKWPTFYKKRIDEPAIILAADVIYDETVTKGFVQTLTELLNSNVQKVVYITLEKRYVFTTANMETTAPMYEEFLDLVKVKQFNWHVEYIKIDFPQYFKYNRLEQMVLIKIKNKLSK, from the exons ATGATTAAACCAGAATGTCTTAATGACTTAACTcgtgataatgatgatgatataaatatagataGGCAACAAgaaggaaaattattaatag aacaCCATATATCTACAGAATTACAATATGTTGGATTGCAAGTATGGCGAGGTGCATTATTACTAGCTGATTATATTTTATCCAATCCTGATTTATTCAGGGATAAGGTAGTTCTAGAGTTAGGTGCTGGAGTTGGCTTAACTAGCATAGTAGCTAGTTTCCTAGCAAAAGAAGTAATTTGTACAG ACATTGATGTAAAAGggatattgaaattaatacatAGAAATTTTATGAGAAATAAAGCTTATATTAAGTCTAAAGTTGACATTAAAGGATTAGATTTCTTGAATTTAAAATGGCctacattttacaaaaaaagaatagatgAACCAGCTATTATTCTAGCTGCTGATG TAATTTATGATGAAACCGTAACAAAAGGATTTGTTCAAACATTAACAGAACTTTTAAATTCAAATGTACAGAAAGTTGTTTATATTACTTTGGAGAAAAGATATGTTTTTACTACAGCCAATATGGAAACTACTGCTCCAATGTATGAAGAATTCTTAGATCTTGTTAAAGTAAAGCAATTTAATTGGCATGttgaatatattaaaatagattttccacaatatttcaaatataatagATTAGAACAGATGGttctcataaaaataaaaaataagttaagtaaataa
- the Pdi gene encoding protein disulfide isomerase isoform X2, whose product MKFFALIFTVTCYLTFTFAKIETEDSVLVLTKDNIAEAIGQNDYVLVEFYAPWCGHCKALAPEYAKAAKKLEEGGFSVKLAKVDATVETELAEKHGVRAYPTLKFYRKGSAIDYSGGRQADDIINWVIKKTGPAAKDLPTVEEAKSFIEARNVAIVGFFKDAESDGAKVFLEVANAVDDHVFGISSNEEVFSQYGVEDGKVVLFKKFDEGRSEFNDELDVKKLQNFISIHALPLVVDFNQDTAQKIFSGDIKSHLLVFLSEEAGHFEEYVEKIKEPAKKFRKEVLFVTINADKADHERILEFFGMKKNEVPAMRIIQLEQNMAKYKPENPELSSENVLEFVTAFVEGKLKKHLLTQDLPEDWNKKPVKVLVGTNFHEVAFDKTKNVLVEFYAPWCGHCQQLAPIYEALAEKYKDSEDLVIAKMDATENELEDIRIVNYPTITLYKKETNEAVSYKGERTLQGLSKFIDSDGTYGQAPEEKQQDLKITMEDSFNFSKLTKFLYQTLVLTEEVKNVLKSNCDEAMYCLKPWYTEIHSQQEVNKDICTCVESKDEVQEIAADISRTLIQTQQLREKLSSNITGRKTKYYAYECFQETVGNKKQKKVKSLNISNKDKYSRQGLSGIKLNVEKASIDKGVQNEVTQRDVHMTSKETKNANKQTILHSMKSSESKNFLAINKKNIKNITVVKDINRKMKNDVKSNTSITESKCIKFGQRNSAASTSELKCLIRKMSIKSDNCTLPNEYRMKCPLHEDTISQRTCGQNLTLRTIVDSLNTIDIPEEIIKSLRVYHTYLNTECTERSFNEKQQKVLHTFLLEFNKMDEIAQNQLAHKSYIVTALLKFISLFQTLSSKNIGIDVEDIRSLYTKLRSAWKIYEMNEFKNKQIFRNDICKTLHTISNITECMSNGLWNLFYNQNLEGMSKICCMRYTNKDQLLLFFDVMQQVQHIQYYDDLMKIIAEDVLPNMNIFLDCTQLEYVKMYKMISILYQGLNPKIPILVRTDK is encoded by the exons ATGAAGTTCTTTGCGTTAATATTTACAGTGACTTGTTACCTTACTTTTACTTTTGCGAAAATTGAAACTGAAGACTCGGTTTTGGTACTTACAAAAGATAATATCGCAGAAGCTATCGGACAAAATGATTACGTGCTTGTTGAATTTT atgCACCATGGTGTGGACATTGTAAAGCTTTAGCACCTGAATATGCTAAAGCAGCCAAAAAGTTAGAGGAGGGTGGTTTCTCTGTAAAATTAGCTAAAGTTGATGCAACTGTTGAAACAGAATTAGCTGAGAAGCATGGAGTTCGTGCATATCCTACCCTTAAATTTTATCGTAAAGGTTCAGCTATTGATTACAGTGGTGGTCGTCAAGCAGATGATATTATTAACTGGGTAATAAAAAAGACTGGTCCAGCTGCTAAAGATTTGCCAACAGTTGAAGAAGCTAAATCATTTATCGAGGCACGAAATGTTGCCATTGTTGGGTTCTTTAag GATGCAGAATCAGATGGTGCAAAAGTatttttagaagttgctaaTGCTGTTGATGATCATGTATTTGGTATAAGTAGTAATGAAGAAGTTTTCAGTCAATATGGAGTAGAAGATGGTAAAGTTGTTTTGTTTAAGAAG tTCGATGAAGGCAGGAGTGAATTTAATGACGAACTTGatgttaaaaaattacaaaactttATCTCTATACATGCATTGCCTTTAGTTGTTGATTTTAATCAAGATACTGCACAAAAGATATTTAGTGGTGATATTAAAAGCCATCTGCTTGTCTTCCTTAGTGAAGAAGCTGGTCATTTTGAAGAATATGTAGAAAAGATTAAAGAACCAGCAAAGAAATTCCGTAAAGAG GTTTTGTTTGTAACAATTAATGCTGATAAAGCTGATCATGAACGCATTTTAGAATTCTTTGGTATGAAGAAAAATGAAGTACCTGCTATGCGTATTATACAACTTGAACAGAATATGGCTAAGTACAAACCAGAAAACCCAGAATTATCTAGTGAAAATGTTTTGGAATTTGTAACTGCATTTGTTGAAGGCAAATTGAAAAAACATTTGCTTACACAAGATTTACCTGAAGACTGGAATAAGAAACCTGTAAAAGTTCTTGTTGGTACTAACTTCCATGAAGTTGCTTTTGATAAAACGAAGAACGTTTTAGTTGAATTTTATGCTCCATGGTGTGGACACTGCCAACAATTAGCTCCTATATATGAAGCA CTtgcagaaaaatataaagacaGTGAAGATTTAGTTATAGCAAAAATGGATGCTACTGAAAATGAATTAGAAGATATAAGAATTGTTAATTATCCTACGATTACTCTCtacaaaaaagaaacaaatgaa GCTGTATCATACAAAGGTGAAAGAACACTTCAAGGACTTTCTAAGTTCATTGATTCTGATGGTACTTATGGTCAAGCCCCAGAAGAA AAACAGCAAGATTTGAAAATAACAATGGAAGACTCGTTTAATTTTTCGAAACTGactaaatttttatatcaaacCTTGGTACTTACAGAAGAAGTAAAGAATGTATTAAAATCAAATTGTGATGAAGCAATGTATTGTTTAAAACCATGGTACACGGAAATACATTCTCAACAAGAAGTTAATAAAGATATTTGTACTTGTGTCGAA tCCAAAGATGAAGTTCAAGAAATTGCTGCAGATATTAGTAGAACATTGATACAGACACAACAATTGCGGGAAAAATTATCTTCTAATATCACGggaagaaaaacaaaatattatgCTTATGAATGTTTCCAAGAAACtg taggaaataaaaaacaaaaaaaggtaaaaagtttaaatataagcaataaagataaatattcgaGACAAGGCCTTTCTggtataaaattaaatgttgaaaAAGCAAGTATTGATAAGGGAGTACAAAATGAAGTAACACAAAGAGATGTACATATGACATCTAAAGAAACCAAGAATGCTAATAAACAAACAATATTGCACTCAATGAAATCGTCAGAAAGCAAGAATTTTCTtgcaataaataaaaagaatattaaaaatataacggTCGTTAAAGACATTAAtcgcaaaatgaaaaatgatgtTAAATCTAATACTTCCATAACAGAG TCAAAATGTATCAAATTTGGTCAAAGAAATTCTGCAGCATCAACTAGTGAATTGAAATGTCTAATACGGAAAATGTCAATTAAATCTGATAATTGTACACTTCCTAATGAATATAGAATGAAGTGTCCATTACACGAAGATACAATTTCACAACGTACTTGTGGACAAAATTTAACACTTAGGACTATTGTAGATAGTTTAAATACAATTGATATCCCTGAAGAAATAATTAAGTCACTGAGAGTTTATCATACATATTTGAATACTGAATGTACAGAAAGATCATTCAATGAAAAACAACAAAAAGTGTTACATACATTTTTgctagaatttaataaaatg GATGAAATTGCACAAAACCAATTAGCACACAAGAGTTATATAGTAACTGCACTtcttaaatttatttctttatttcaaacTCTTTCCTCTAAAAACATAGGGATTGATGTAGAAGATATTAGATCACTGTATACAAAATTAAGATCTGCAtggaaaatttatgaaatgaacgaatttaaaaataaacaaatttttagaaatgatatatgCAAAACACTACATACTATTTCTAATATAACAGAATGCATGTCAAATGGACTTTGGAATCTTTTTTataatcaaaatcttgaag GGATGTCCAAAATATGTTGTATGCGTTACACAAATAAAGATCAGTTATTACTCTTCTTTGATGTAATGCAACAAGTACAACATATACAATACTATGATGATTTAATGAAGATTATTGCAGAAGATGTGCTTCCTAACATGAACATCTTTCTTGATTGTACACAATTAGaatatgtaaaaatgtataaaatgatTTCTATTCTTTACCAAGGTTTAAATCCAAAAATTCCTATTTTAGTAAGAACTgataaataa
- the Pdi gene encoding protein disulfide isomerase isoform X1: MKFFALIFTVTCYLTFTFAKIETEDSVLVLTKDNIAEAIGQNDYVLVEFYAPWCGHCKALAPEYAKAAKKLEEGGFSVKLAKVDATVETELAEKHGVRAYPTLKFYRKGSAIDYSGGRQADDIINWVIKKTGPAAKDLPTVEEAKSFIEARNVAIVGFFKDAESDGAKVFLEVANAVDDHVFGISSNEEVFSQYGVEDGKVVLFKKFDEGRSEFNDELDVKKLQNFISIHALPLVVDFNQDTAQKIFSGDIKSHLLVFLSEEAGHFEEYVEKIKEPAKKFRKEVLFVTINADKADHERILEFFGMKKNEVPAMRIIQLEQNMAKYKPENPELSSENVLEFVTAFVEGKLKKHLLTQDLPEDWNKKPVKVLVGTNFHEVAFDKTKNVLVEFYAPWCGHCQQLAPIYEALAEKYKDSEDLVIAKMDATENELEDIRIVNYPTITLYKKETNEAVSYKGERTLQGLSKFIDSDGTYGQAPEEAQEEDEDDDVPRKDEL, translated from the exons ATGAAGTTCTTTGCGTTAATATTTACAGTGACTTGTTACCTTACTTTTACTTTTGCGAAAATTGAAACTGAAGACTCGGTTTTGGTACTTACAAAAGATAATATCGCAGAAGCTATCGGACAAAATGATTACGTGCTTGTTGAATTTT atgCACCATGGTGTGGACATTGTAAAGCTTTAGCACCTGAATATGCTAAAGCAGCCAAAAAGTTAGAGGAGGGTGGTTTCTCTGTAAAATTAGCTAAAGTTGATGCAACTGTTGAAACAGAATTAGCTGAGAAGCATGGAGTTCGTGCATATCCTACCCTTAAATTTTATCGTAAAGGTTCAGCTATTGATTACAGTGGTGGTCGTCAAGCAGATGATATTATTAACTGGGTAATAAAAAAGACTGGTCCAGCTGCTAAAGATTTGCCAACAGTTGAAGAAGCTAAATCATTTATCGAGGCACGAAATGTTGCCATTGTTGGGTTCTTTAag GATGCAGAATCAGATGGTGCAAAAGTatttttagaagttgctaaTGCTGTTGATGATCATGTATTTGGTATAAGTAGTAATGAAGAAGTTTTCAGTCAATATGGAGTAGAAGATGGTAAAGTTGTTTTGTTTAAGAAG tTCGATGAAGGCAGGAGTGAATTTAATGACGAACTTGatgttaaaaaattacaaaactttATCTCTATACATGCATTGCCTTTAGTTGTTGATTTTAATCAAGATACTGCACAAAAGATATTTAGTGGTGATATTAAAAGCCATCTGCTTGTCTTCCTTAGTGAAGAAGCTGGTCATTTTGAAGAATATGTAGAAAAGATTAAAGAACCAGCAAAGAAATTCCGTAAAGAG GTTTTGTTTGTAACAATTAATGCTGATAAAGCTGATCATGAACGCATTTTAGAATTCTTTGGTATGAAGAAAAATGAAGTACCTGCTATGCGTATTATACAACTTGAACAGAATATGGCTAAGTACAAACCAGAAAACCCAGAATTATCTAGTGAAAATGTTTTGGAATTTGTAACTGCATTTGTTGAAGGCAAATTGAAAAAACATTTGCTTACACAAGATTTACCTGAAGACTGGAATAAGAAACCTGTAAAAGTTCTTGTTGGTACTAACTTCCATGAAGTTGCTTTTGATAAAACGAAGAACGTTTTAGTTGAATTTTATGCTCCATGGTGTGGACACTGCCAACAATTAGCTCCTATATATGAAGCA CTtgcagaaaaatataaagacaGTGAAGATTTAGTTATAGCAAAAATGGATGCTACTGAAAATGAATTAGAAGATATAAGAATTGTTAATTATCCTACGATTACTCTCtacaaaaaagaaacaaatgaa GCTGTATCATACAAAGGTGAAAGAACACTTCAAGGACTTTCTAAGTTCATTGATTCTGATGGTACTTATGGTCAAGCCCCAGAAGAA GCtcaagaagaagatgaagatgaTGATGTGCCAAGAAAAGAtgaattatag
- the LOC117159687 gene encoding dynein axonemal intermediate chain 2 isoform X1 → MKNINMQYTYTKKRLQFGKQCNFTNYDKVEADIKPHAESMTHYIQIDPVTQGTQCSKIYSVHEVNTNTATFRDGGIYHSEGGWPKDLNAKDVEQAVRYKRKIEKDELYIHTMLQLLPPMEQCILQNNVCNIYEQYFSYMEPVSLIQRVYSRTVNVYRDILPIKRQITHLSWSPDQGNRFAASYCNTDFKNAINDNPQSYIWDVENPNTPCVILKPFCPILTLEYNPKDSNILISGLMTGQVACWDIRKGSEPTETSLVEFSHRDLCNEVLWINSKTSTEFFSASKDGQIMWWDIRKLQMPTETLVIDLCKPDDQNIDRAIGISALQFEPSMGTRFMCGLENGIVISGNRKGKTSSEKIATRFKAQYGPIISLERNPTFVKNFLTVGDWTTRIWSEDCKESCIAWTPGHRDFLMGGAWSITRFSVFFLIKMDGTLDVWDLLIQQDSPVLSVKVCDEVLTYIKPHEQGRLATIANKKGTTFLLEFSEALTANQKNDKLLFTALLDRETRREKIKEAKNREQRLKMKSLRNINTETECTTGSTKNDEKNLKCSNSNTNDAVLIHCEEDYDNAIKAELLKEKGTNNEIS, encoded by the exons ATGAAAAACATCAATATGCAATACACTTATACAAAAAAGAGGTTACAATTTGGAAAACAATGTAACTTCACAAATTATGATAAAGTAGAAGCTGATATTAAACCACATGCAGAATCTATGACTCACTATATTCAAATAGATCCTGTAACTCAAGGAACTCAATGTAGCAAGATATACTCTGTTCATGAG GTAAATACAAATACTGCAACATTCCGAGATGGTGGTATATATCATTCTGAAGGTGGTTGGCCAAAAGATTTAAATGCGAAAGATGTAGAACAGGCAGTGAGATATAAACGCAAAATAGAGAAAGATGAACTGTATATTCATACAATGCTTCAATTGTTGCCT CCAATGGAACAGTGTATTTTACAGAATAATGTTTGCAATATTTATGAACAATACTTCAGTTATATGGAACCAGTTTCTTTAATACAACGAGTATATTCACGTACAGTGAATGTATATCGTGATATTTTACCAATAAAAAGACAAATAACACATCTTTCTTGGTCACCGGATCAAGGAAATCGTTTTGCAGCTAGTTACTGCAATACTGACTTTAAAAACGCAATAAATGACAATCCTCAGTCATATATTTGGGATGTAG AAAATCCAAATACACCTTGTGTAATCTTAAAACCATTTTGTCCAATTTTAACATTGGAATATAATCCTAAAGATAGTAATATACTGATTAGTGGCTTAATGACTGGTCAAGTGGCTTGTTGGGATATTAGAAAAGGATCAGAACCAACTGAAACAAGTTTAGTGGAATTTAGCCACAGAGATTTATGCAATGAGGTGTTATGGATAAATTCTAAAACTAGCACAGAATTTTTCAGTGCTTCCAAAGACGGACAA ATAATGTGGTGGGATATCAGAAAATTACAAATGCCTACAGAAACATTGGTAATAGATTTATGTAAACCTGATGATCAAAATATTGATAGAGCAATTGGAATTTCAGCGTTACAATTTGAACCATCTATGGGTACACGTTTTATGTGTGGTCTTGAAAATG GTATAGTAATATCAGGAAACCGCAAGGGGAAAACTTCAAGTgagaaaattgcaacaagatTCAAGGCACAATATGGACCTATAATAAGTTTAGAAAGAAACCCAACatttgttaaaaattttttaacagTTGGTGACTGGACGACAAGAATATGGTCTGAGGATTGTAAAGAATCTTGCATTGCATGGACAcc TGGTCATAGAGATTTTCTAATGGGTGGAGCATGGAGCATAACAcgattttctgtattttttttaataaaaatggatGGAACTCTGGATGTATGGGATTTGTTGATTCAACAAGATTCTCCAGTTCTTAGTGTGAAA GTTTGTGATGAAGTGCTAACATATATAAAACCGCATGAACAAGGACGATTAGCAACAATTGCTAATAAGAAAGGAACAACATTTTTACTTGAATTTTCAGAAGCATTAACAGCTAATCAAAAAAATGATAAACTTTTATTTACAGCT CTTCTTGATAGAGAAACACGCAGAGAAAAGATAAAGGAAGCTAAAAATAGAGAACAAAGATTGAAAATGAAATCCCTTCGAAATATCAATACCGAAACTGAATGCACTACAGGAAGCACAAAAAATGATGAGAAAAATCTAAAATGTTCTAATTCTAATACTAATGATGCAGTACTAATACATTGTGAAGAAGACTATGATAATGCTATAAAGGCA GAATTACTAAAAGAAAAGGGAACAAATAATgaaatatcataa
- the LOC117159687 gene encoding dynein axonemal intermediate chain 2 isoform X2 has product MKNINMQYTYTKKRLQFGKQCNFTNYDKVEADIKPHAESMTHYIQIDPVTQGTQCSKIYSVHEVNTNTATFRDGGIYHSEGGWPKDLNAKDVEQAVRYKRKIEKDELYIHTMLQLLPPMEQCILQNNVCNIYEQYFSYMEPVSLIQRVYSRTVNVYRDILPIKRQITHLSWSPDQGNRFAASYCNTDFKNAINDNPQSYIWDVENPNTPCVILKPFCPILTLEYNPKDSNILISGLMTGQVACWDIRKGSEPTETSLVEFSHRDLCNEVLWINSKTSTEFFSASKDGQIMWWDIRKLQMPTETLVIDLCKPDDQNIDRAIGISALQFEPSMGTRFMCGLENGIVISGNRKGKTSSEKIATRFKAQYGPIISLERNPTFVKNFLTVGDWTTRIWSEDCKESCIAWTPGHRDFLMGGAWSITRFSVFFLIKMDGTLDVWDLLIQQDSPVLSVKVCDEVLTYIKPHEQGRLATIANKKGTTFLLEFSEALTANQKNDKLLFTARNTQRKDKGS; this is encoded by the exons ATGAAAAACATCAATATGCAATACACTTATACAAAAAAGAGGTTACAATTTGGAAAACAATGTAACTTCACAAATTATGATAAAGTAGAAGCTGATATTAAACCACATGCAGAATCTATGACTCACTATATTCAAATAGATCCTGTAACTCAAGGAACTCAATGTAGCAAGATATACTCTGTTCATGAG GTAAATACAAATACTGCAACATTCCGAGATGGTGGTATATATCATTCTGAAGGTGGTTGGCCAAAAGATTTAAATGCGAAAGATGTAGAACAGGCAGTGAGATATAAACGCAAAATAGAGAAAGATGAACTGTATATTCATACAATGCTTCAATTGTTGCCT CCAATGGAACAGTGTATTTTACAGAATAATGTTTGCAATATTTATGAACAATACTTCAGTTATATGGAACCAGTTTCTTTAATACAACGAGTATATTCACGTACAGTGAATGTATATCGTGATATTTTACCAATAAAAAGACAAATAACACATCTTTCTTGGTCACCGGATCAAGGAAATCGTTTTGCAGCTAGTTACTGCAATACTGACTTTAAAAACGCAATAAATGACAATCCTCAGTCATATATTTGGGATGTAG AAAATCCAAATACACCTTGTGTAATCTTAAAACCATTTTGTCCAATTTTAACATTGGAATATAATCCTAAAGATAGTAATATACTGATTAGTGGCTTAATGACTGGTCAAGTGGCTTGTTGGGATATTAGAAAAGGATCAGAACCAACTGAAACAAGTTTAGTGGAATTTAGCCACAGAGATTTATGCAATGAGGTGTTATGGATAAATTCTAAAACTAGCACAGAATTTTTCAGTGCTTCCAAAGACGGACAA ATAATGTGGTGGGATATCAGAAAATTACAAATGCCTACAGAAACATTGGTAATAGATTTATGTAAACCTGATGATCAAAATATTGATAGAGCAATTGGAATTTCAGCGTTACAATTTGAACCATCTATGGGTACACGTTTTATGTGTGGTCTTGAAAATG GTATAGTAATATCAGGAAACCGCAAGGGGAAAACTTCAAGTgagaaaattgcaacaagatTCAAGGCACAATATGGACCTATAATAAGTTTAGAAAGAAACCCAACatttgttaaaaattttttaacagTTGGTGACTGGACGACAAGAATATGGTCTGAGGATTGTAAAGAATCTTGCATTGCATGGACAcc TGGTCATAGAGATTTTCTAATGGGTGGAGCATGGAGCATAACAcgattttctgtattttttttaataaaaatggatGGAACTCTGGATGTATGGGATTTGTTGATTCAACAAGATTCTCCAGTTCTTAGTGTGAAA GTTTGTGATGAAGTGCTAACATATATAAAACCGCATGAACAAGGACGATTAGCAACAATTGCTAATAAGAAAGGAACAACATTTTTACTTGAATTTTCAGAAGCATTAACAGCTAATCAAAAAAATGATAAACTTTTATTTACAGCT AGAAACACGCAGAGAAAAGATAAAGGAAGCTAA